A section of the Leptospira semungkisensis genome encodes:
- a CDS encoding FKBP-type peptidyl-prolyl cis-trans isomerase, with product MNPRVVSFHYTLKDKEGNLIDSSEGSHPLSYLEGTGQIISGLEDEIKSMNSGDKKIISVDADKAYGQKNPELVFDVPKSQFPEDEVLSVGMMFQTDEPDTVYTITEIKGETIIVDGNHPLAGVDLVFDVQIVNIRTATDEEVSHGHVHGEGGHHHH from the coding sequence ATGAATCCTCGAGTCGTGAGCTTTCACTATACATTAAAAGATAAAGAAGGGAATCTGATCGATTCCTCCGAAGGCAGTCACCCTCTTTCCTATTTGGAAGGTACCGGTCAAATCATCTCTGGATTGGAAGATGAGATCAAGAGTATGAATTCAGGAGATAAAAAAATCATCTCCGTAGATGCGGACAAAGCGTACGGACAAAAAAATCCAGAATTAGTATTCGATGTTCCTAAAAGTCAATTCCCTGAAGACGAAGTATTAAGCGTAGGAATGATGTTCCAAACCGACGAACCGGATACAGTTTATACAATCACCGAGATCAAAGGAGAAACCATCATCGTGGACGGGAACCATCCTCTTGCAGGAGTGGATCTGGTCTTTGACGTGCAAATCGTGAATATCAGAACCGCAACAGACGAGGAAGTAAGTCACGGGCATGTCCACGGCGAAGGGGGACATCACCACCACTAA
- a CDS encoding FAD-dependent oxidoreductase, with protein sequence MSSLDTSSIFRPISIGAETIPNRIIMGSMHLGLEGLPQTADRMVAFYGRRFDGGVGLITTGGISVNAEGKGSNIFFDFQKEEDCKELEKTASALKSKGIFCAQLFHAGRYAYHRELVAPSPLRAPINRFIPKELSTEEAWRTIRDFGSSALRAKQVGFRAVEVMGSEGYLVNQFFSEVTNKRSDEFGGSPENRRRFAIEVMKEVRKQVGPGYPVIVRMSGIDLIPGNPTFEEVIALANELKAAGADALNIGIGWHESRIPTISQLVPRGAWAKIAGKVKAAVPGIPIIASNRINMPETIIQVLSAGEADIVSMARPFLADADIVNKIQSNETERVNTCVACNQACLDHTFKEEMVSCLVNPSANRELEWSSLPQAKKQRVVVVGSGPGGMEAARVSALRGHEVILLEATEKLGGQLNLAAAIPGKFEFFETIRYFKNELPRLGVDIRFNTKADLALLDSLKPDAVIFATGVLPRNLNLPGLDKKPHASYVEFLNGTFKAGSKVAIIGGGGIGVDVAHKLTEEKDPDISSYFHRYNVNSYTEARIQPETAERKVSILRRNGKVGAGLGATTSWALLQELQSKGVDFLSSLTYKEVNDKGLVIETKKEGDKTLECDTIILCAGQVSDKSLYETFQSERAKTPSYLIGGAKDASGIDAKRAMLEGYLAAVRIGSEQN encoded by the coding sequence ATGTCTTCCTTAGATACTTCCTCCATTTTTCGCCCGATCTCCATCGGAGCGGAAACCATTCCGAACCGAATCATTATGGGTTCTATGCACCTTGGATTAGAAGGACTTCCCCAAACTGCAGATAGAATGGTCGCATTCTACGGAAGAAGATTCGATGGCGGAGTCGGTCTCATCACCACCGGAGGAATTTCGGTTAACGCAGAAGGAAAGGGTTCCAATATCTTCTTCGACTTTCAGAAAGAAGAAGACTGCAAGGAACTAGAAAAGACAGCGTCTGCACTAAAATCCAAAGGAATCTTTTGCGCTCAGCTTTTTCATGCAGGAAGATATGCATATCATAGAGAGCTCGTGGCCCCTTCCCCGCTTAGAGCTCCTATCAATCGCTTTATTCCAAAAGAATTATCTACGGAAGAAGCATGGAGAACCATCCGTGATTTCGGATCTTCCGCACTACGCGCTAAGCAAGTAGGATTTAGAGCGGTAGAAGTGATGGGTTCGGAAGGATATCTAGTAAACCAATTCTTCTCCGAAGTTACAAACAAGCGATCCGATGAATTCGGAGGAAGCCCCGAAAACAGAAGACGATTCGCAATCGAAGTTATGAAAGAGGTCCGCAAGCAAGTCGGTCCAGGCTATCCTGTGATCGTACGTATGTCAGGGATCGATCTCATTCCGGGCAACCCTACCTTCGAAGAAGTGATCGCACTCGCAAATGAACTAAAAGCCGCAGGTGCAGACGCGTTGAATATAGGAATCGGTTGGCATGAATCCAGGATCCCTACGATTTCTCAATTAGTACCGAGAGGCGCTTGGGCAAAGATCGCTGGCAAAGTAAAGGCTGCAGTTCCAGGTATTCCAATCATTGCATCCAATCGAATCAATATGCCGGAGACGATTATCCAAGTTCTATCCGCTGGAGAAGCGGATATTGTGAGTATGGCGAGACCTTTCTTAGCGGATGCAGATATCGTAAATAAGATCCAAAGCAACGAAACAGAAAGAGTGAATACTTGCGTGGCTTGCAACCAAGCCTGTCTAGATCATACCTTCAAAGAAGAAATGGTTTCTTGTCTAGTGAATCCTTCCGCAAACAGAGAATTGGAGTGGAGCTCCCTTCCTCAGGCCAAAAAACAAAGAGTGGTAGTAGTAGGTTCCGGTCCAGGTGGAATGGAAGCTGCAAGAGTTTCCGCGCTTAGAGGACATGAGGTCATTCTTTTAGAAGCTACTGAAAAGCTGGGAGGCCAATTGAATCTGGCCGCAGCCATTCCTGGTAAATTCGAATTCTTTGAAACCATCCGTTACTTTAAGAACGAACTTCCTCGCTTAGGAGTGGACATTCGTTTCAATACCAAGGCGGATCTCGCTCTATTAGATTCTTTGAAACCGGATGCAGTGATCTTTGCGACAGGAGTGCTTCCTAGAAATCTAAATCTTCCTGGCTTAGATAAAAAGCCTCACGCTAGCTATGTTGAATTCTTGAATGGAACATTTAAGGCAGGATCTAAAGTAGCCATCATCGGAGGCGGAGGGATCGGAGTAGACGTTGCTCATAAACTTACAGAAGAAAAAGATCCGGATATTTCCTCTTACTTCCATCGATACAATGTGAATTCTTATACAGAAGCAAGAATACAACCTGAGACTGCAGAAAGAAAAGTCTCTATCTTAAGAAGAAACGGAAAAGTCGGAGCGGGACTTGGTGCCACTACTTCTTGGGCACTCTTGCAAGAATTGCAATCCAAGGGAGTGGACTTCCTTTCTTCCCTTACTTATAAAGAAGTAAATGATAAGGGATTAGTGATCGAGACAAAGAAAGAAGGAGACAAGACCTTAGAATGTGATACGATCATTCTCTGCGCGGGTCAGGTAAGTGATAAGTCTTTGTATGAAACCTTTCAATCGGAAAGAGCAAAGACTCCTTCCTATCTGATTGGAGGAGCTAAGGATGCGTCCGGGATAGATGCTAAAAGAGCCATGTTAGAAGGATACTTGGCTGCGGTCCGTATAGGTTCCGAACAAAATTAA
- a CDS encoding 2-isopropylmalate synthase gives MNSNLDFVRIFDTTLRDGEQCPGAAMSENEKIEIALQLAKMKVDVIEAGFPVSSPVQFQAVQRISREVEGPIIAALARAVRPDLEAAAKAIIPAKKKRIHTFIASSPIHMKFKLGKDPSEVLKMAVEAVKICRDHVEDVEFSPEDATRSEPEFLRELCEAVIEAGATTINIPDTVGYTTPYEYGELFKFLIQNVKDSNKAIFSAHCHNDLGLATSNSLAAVLNGARQIECTVNGIGERAGNTAMEEVVMALRTRKDKFGIQTNIATEEIAKASYLVKTITGMVVQPNKAVVGANAFAHESGIHQDGVLKNRETYEIMTPESVGIQSNRMVLGRHSGRAGFKDRIVRLGFNPHAEELEAAYQRFLEIADRKKEIFDEDIRALFADESRKSSNDKFALESFHVTTGTKSTPTASIRLSIGGTIREESATGDGPVDSIFRAIQKATISDAELIKLVISPVTEGQDALAEASVTLEKHGERVVGKGSSTDIIEACSQAYISALNRFSLS, from the coding sequence ATGAACTCTAATTTGGATTTTGTGAGAATTTTCGATACCACCCTTAGGGACGGAGAACAATGTCCTGGTGCGGCCATGAGCGAGAACGAAAAGATTGAGATCGCTCTCCAACTCGCAAAAATGAAGGTGGATGTGATCGAGGCTGGCTTTCCTGTTTCTTCTCCTGTGCAATTCCAAGCGGTGCAAAGAATTTCCAGAGAAGTAGAAGGTCCAATCATTGCTGCACTTGCAAGAGCAGTTCGTCCAGACCTAGAAGCAGCTGCAAAGGCAATTATTCCCGCCAAGAAAAAGAGAATTCATACATTTATCGCATCCTCTCCCATTCACATGAAATTCAAATTAGGAAAGGATCCTTCCGAGGTTCTGAAGATGGCTGTAGAAGCTGTTAAGATTTGTAGAGATCATGTGGAAGATGTAGAGTTCTCTCCCGAAGATGCGACTCGTTCAGAGCCTGAGTTCTTAAGAGAACTGTGCGAGGCAGTGATCGAAGCGGGAGCAACTACGATCAATATTCCGGACACAGTCGGATACACTACTCCTTACGAGTACGGCGAACTTTTTAAATTCCTCATCCAAAATGTAAAGGACAGTAACAAGGCGATCTTCTCGGCGCATTGCCATAACGATCTAGGACTTGCTACTTCGAATAGTCTCGCAGCTGTTCTAAACGGAGCAAGACAAATAGAATGTACCGTAAACGGGATCGGTGAAAGAGCAGGCAATACAGCCATGGAAGAAGTGGTCATGGCTCTTAGAACCCGCAAAGATAAATTCGGAATCCAGACAAACATTGCAACGGAAGAGATCGCAAAGGCTTCTTATCTAGTAAAGACCATCACAGGAATGGTGGTGCAACCGAATAAGGCTGTCGTTGGAGCAAATGCTTTTGCTCATGAGTCAGGAATTCACCAAGACGGTGTTTTGAAGAACAGAGAAACTTATGAGATCATGACTCCGGAAAGTGTGGGGATCCAATCCAATCGAATGGTCCTAGGACGTCATAGTGGAAGAGCTGGCTTCAAAGATAGGATCGTTCGCTTAGGATTCAATCCTCATGCAGAAGAATTAGAGGCAGCGTACCAAAGATTCTTAGAGATTGCGGACCGCAAGAAGGAAATCTTCGATGAGGATATCAGAGCTCTCTTCGCAGACGAGTCCAGAAAATCTTCCAACGACAAATTCGCATTAGAAAGTTTTCATGTTACTACGGGCACAAAAAGTACTCCAACAGCAAGCATTCGTCTTTCTATTGGAGGAACAATAAGAGAAGAATCTGCAACCGGAGATGGACCTGTAGATTCCATCTTTAGAGCGATCCAGAAAGCAACCATCTCAGACGCAGAACTTATAAAGCTAGTAATCTCTCCAGTAACAGAAGGCCAGGATGCACTTGCAGAAGCATCCGTAACCTTGGAAAAACACGGAGAAAGAGTCGTTGGAAAAGGAAGTTCTACGGATATCATAGAAGCCTGTTCTCAAGCTTATATTTCCGCTCTGAATCGTTTTTCTCTCTCTTAG
- a CDS encoding LIC14007 family protein, which translates to MKVYSAERVPNSTDYNLYITEGNSKTRLILSEPSLPGYNELSINDKVLKSLAYSILLNYTQDREFANRNTNRFINFLSDIVHRDSWFFLANRVEQFIKDVESFGVEISYDF; encoded by the coding sequence ATGAAAGTATACTCAGCAGAAAGAGTTCCAAATTCTACCGATTATAATCTGTACATAACCGAAGGTAACTCTAAAACAAGATTGATCCTTTCGGAGCCTAGCCTGCCGGGATATAACGAACTATCTATCAATGATAAAGTTCTAAAGTCTTTAGCATATTCCATCCTTTTAAACTACACACAAGATAGAGAGTTTGCGAATCGAAACACGAATCGTTTTATAAACTTTCTAAGTGATATAGTTCACAGAGATTCCTGGTTCTTTCTCGCGAATCGTGTGGAGCAATTCATTAAGGACGTTGAGAGCTTCGGAGTCGAAATTTCTTACGACTTTTAA
- a CDS encoding ATP-dependent helicase, with product MGNPEILNEKQQEAIETLHGPVLVIAGAGTGKTKTLVHRLSKLVETGVPAENILLLTFTRKASREMLSRAVSLLDKRCSRVHGGTFHSFSSHVLRKYAPVLGLSSQFSVLDESDTSDIFQLLRTEGEYSKQKSRFPSNDTLISLHSAIINRAKTLEELLKTEYPKFLEQESLIQKIFSEYANYKRERSLVDYDDLLVHTRDLLNKHESVRKKLAEQYQYIMVDEYQDTNQIQAHIACLLAMDHENIFVVGDDAQSVYSFRGADVNGIFNFPKIFPKTKPIYLERNYRSTPSILNLANSVLANFRDKYEKYLYTKNEDYLKPELLGYADELEEAEGIADMILERREDGIPLKEIAVLFRSGWNSNQLELVLSQRNIPFLKFGGRKFVDSAHAKDYLSLLKIRENRSDSLSWLRILLLIPGIGSTKGKAILTELEKTSGNIESLLRFSSGPSSSYLKELVSLLEDQDQNLQKILTNFIHFYSPLLEKKYDDPKRRLEDLNSFLTLSQRYDTLHEFLVDMSLEGPTKSLDKLSPEEEDERLVLSTVHSSKGLEFDTVVLLNVSEGSFPSGKGEKNLEEERRLFYVGITRAKKKLLLTYPQVSFQNNSQYFNRVSRFIEEISEPDKVLKKGFVAKQTENSSPSSQIKSDQETDARKRIREFFGS from the coding sequence ATGGGCAATCCGGAGATATTAAACGAGAAGCAACAAGAAGCGATCGAAACACTACACGGTCCCGTCCTGGTTATCGCCGGAGCGGGCACCGGAAAGACCAAGACATTAGTTCACAGACTTTCTAAGCTGGTCGAAACTGGCGTTCCTGCCGAAAACATCCTATTACTCACATTCACTCGAAAAGCCTCCAGAGAAATGCTCTCACGGGCGGTTTCTCTTTTGGACAAACGATGCTCTCGTGTTCACGGAGGAACATTTCATTCTTTCAGTAGTCATGTACTTAGAAAGTATGCTCCCGTTCTAGGGCTTTCTTCTCAATTCTCAGTCTTGGATGAATCAGATACTTCAGATATCTTCCAGCTTCTTAGAACAGAAGGAGAATATTCCAAACAGAAATCCAGGTTTCCTTCGAATGATACCTTGATCTCTCTTCATTCAGCAATCATCAATCGAGCAAAGACATTAGAAGAATTGTTGAAGACTGAATATCCTAAGTTCTTGGAACAAGAGAGCCTAATCCAAAAAATCTTTTCAGAATACGCAAACTATAAAAGAGAAAGATCCCTTGTAGATTACGACGACCTACTCGTTCATACCAGAGACTTATTGAACAAGCACGAATCCGTCCGCAAGAAGTTAGCAGAACAGTACCAGTACATCATGGTGGATGAGTACCAGGATACGAATCAGATCCAAGCTCATATCGCTTGTCTTTTGGCAATGGATCATGAAAATATTTTTGTGGTGGGAGATGATGCACAAAGTGTGTATTCTTTTCGCGGCGCGGATGTGAATGGAATATTCAATTTCCCTAAAATATTCCCCAAAACGAAACCGATCTATCTGGAAAGAAACTATAGAAGCACTCCATCCATTCTAAATCTTGCAAATTCGGTGCTCGCAAATTTCAGAGATAAGTATGAAAAATATCTTTATACTAAAAACGAAGATTACTTAAAACCGGAACTTTTAGGATACGCAGACGAGCTGGAAGAAGCAGAAGGTATCGCTGATATGATTCTCGAAAGAAGGGAAGATGGAATTCCCTTAAAAGAGATCGCTGTACTATTCCGCTCCGGTTGGAATTCCAACCAGTTAGAATTGGTATTAAGCCAGCGAAACATTCCTTTTTTGAAATTCGGTGGAAGAAAGTTCGTGGATAGTGCTCATGCAAAGGATTATCTCTCTCTTTTAAAGATTAGAGAAAATAGAAGCGATTCTCTCTCTTGGCTAAGAATACTTTTGCTTATCCCTGGGATAGGGAGCACAAAGGGAAAGGCAATCCTAACCGAACTCGAAAAGACATCCGGAAATATAGAGTCTTTATTACGTTTCAGTTCCGGACCATCTTCTTCTTATCTAAAAGAACTTGTGTCCTTGTTGGAAGATCAGGACCAGAATTTACAGAAGATCCTCACGAATTTCATTCATTTCTACTCTCCTTTATTAGAAAAAAAATACGACGATCCTAAGAGAAGATTAGAGGACCTCAATTCATTTCTCACTCTTTCTCAAAGATACGATACTCTGCATGAGTTTTTAGTAGATATGAGTTTAGAAGGTCCTACAAAGAGCTTAGACAAACTTTCACCTGAAGAAGAGGATGAGCGTTTGGTTCTTTCCACTGTGCATTCTTCCAAAGGACTCGAATTTGATACTGTAGTATTATTGAATGTGTCCGAAGGATCCTTTCCATCCGGAAAAGGAGAAAAGAATTTAGAAGAGGAAAGAAGACTATTCTACGTCGGGATTACCCGAGCTAAGAAAAAATTACTTCTCACCTACCCTCAAGTCTCCTTTCAGAATAATTCGCAATATTTCAATAGAGTTT